In Kytococcus sedentarius DSM 20547, the sequence TCACCTGGGTGCCGGGCAACGTGAAGCACGGCCAGTTCGGCAAGTGGCTCGAGGGCGCCCGCGACTGGTCGATCACCCGCAACCGCTACTGGGGCAGCCCGGTGCCGGTGTGGGTCAGCGACGACCCCGAGCACCCCCGGGTGGACGTCTACGGGTCGTTGGCGCAGATTGAGGCCGACTTCGGGGAGCTCCCGCGCAACGACGCCGGCGAGGTGGACCTGCACCGCCCCTGGATCGACCAGCTGACCCGCCCCAACCCCGACGACCCCCGCAACGCCGACGGCAGCGGCGTCGGGTCGACCATGCGCCGCGTGGAGGACGTGCTCGACGTCTGGTTCGACTCGGGCTCCATGAGCTACGCGCAGAACCACGTCCCCTTCGAGAACGCCGACTGGTTCGAGCACCACTTCCCGGCCGACTTCATCGTGGAGTACATCGGCCAGACCCGCGGCTGGTTCTACACCATGCACGTGCTGGCCACGGCGCTCTTCGACCGCCCGGCCTTCAGCAACGTCATCTGCCACGGCATCGTGCTGGGCAGCGACGGCCAGAAGATGAGCAAGTCGCTGCGCAACTACCCGGACGTCTCCGAGGTCTTCGACCGCGACGGGGCCGACGCCATGCGCTGGTTCCTCATGAGCAGCTCGATCCTGCGCGGTGGCAACCTCGTGGTCACCGAGCAGGGCATCCGCGACGGCGTGCGCCAGGTCATGATCCCGCTGTGGAACGCGTGGTCCTTCTTCGCCATGTACGCGAACGCGGCGGGCGGGTCCGCAGGGAGCGGCTACCGCGCCCAGTGGTCCACCGCCTCGACCGCCCCGCTGGACCGCTACGTCCTGACCGCCACCGGCGAGCTCGTGCGCGAGGTCACCGCGGCCATGGACGCCAACGACGTCGCGGCCGCCTGCGAGCTGGTGCGCGACTTCCTGGACACCCTCACCAACTGGTACATCCGGCGGTCGCGCGACCGCTTCTGGGAGGGCAGCGACACCGGCGCCTTCGACACCCTGTACACGGTGCTGGAGACCCTCACCCGCGTGGCGGCCCCGCTGCTGCCCTTCACCACCGAGGAGATCTGGCGCGGCCTCACCGGCGGCGAGTCGGTGCACCTGACCGACTGGCCCGATGCGGGGGACTTCCCCTCCGATGCGGGGCTCGTCGCCTCGATGGACGCCGCCCGCGTCGTGGCCTCGGCGGGCAGTGGCCTGCGCAAGACCCAGGGGCTGCGCACCCGCCTACCCCTGCAGAGCCTGACGGTCGTGACGCAGGACCCCCGCGCCCTCGCCGACCAGGGCGCCCTGCTGGCCGACGAGCTGAACGTCCGCGAGGTGCGTGTGGTGGCGCTGGACTCCGAGGAGGCGCAGTCCTACGGGGTGCAGCAGCGCCTGGTGGTCAACGCCCGCGCGGCCGGCCCGCGGCTGGGCAAGCAGGTGCAGACCGTCATCAAGGGGTCGAAGACCGGTGATTGGTCGGTGGCCCCGGACGGCACCGTCACCTCCGGGGGCGTGGAGCTCGCCGAGGGCGAGTACACCCTGGAGACGGTCACCACCGGCGACGCCGAGGGGACGGCCACCGCGGTCCTGCCCGGCGGCGGGTTCGTCGTGCTCGACACCACGGTCACCGACGAGCTGGCGGCCGAGGGCACCGCGCGCGACGTGATCCGCGCCGTGCAGGGCGAGCGCCGGGCCGCCGGCCTGGCGGTGAGCGACCGCATCGGCCTGACGATCATCGGTGACGCCGAGGTCTGGGGCGCGGCCGTCGCCCACCAGCAGCTGATCATGGACGAGACGCTCGCCGTGCAGTTCGGCGCGGGTGGCCCCGAGACGCCGGTGCCGAGCTCCGGCATCGACCACACAGGTGAGGTGGACCTGGGCGAGGGGCGCACCGTCACCGTCCTCATCACCCGCAAGGAGACCCGCCGATGAGCCCTGACCAGCGTCCCGACCAGCGCCGCGAGGCCGCCGAGGAACTCGAGGTCCGCCGCCGCGTGCGGGAGGTGACCGACGCGCTGATGGCCCGGATGCCGGAGAGCGACGTGGTGCCCACCCTGGACCGGGTGGCCCGGGTCATGGAGCTGATGGGCGACCCGCAGCGGATCTACCCGGTCATCCACCTCACCGGCACGAACGGCAAGACCTCCACCACGCGAATGGTGGAGCGCATCCTGCGGGAGACCGGTCTGCGCACGGGGCGGTTCACCTCCCCGCACCTCCACGACCCGCTGGAGCGCATCACCATCGACGGCGCGAGCATCGACCCCCGACACTTCCTCGAGGTGTGGGACGACGTGGCGCCTTTCCTGGCCATCGTCGACGCCGAGAGCGAGCAGGCCGGCGGCCCGCCGCTGAGCTACTTCGAGTGCATCGCGGTGCTCGCCTTCGCGGCCTTCGCTGACGCCCCGGTGGACGTCGCCGTGGTCGAGGTGGGCCTCGGGGGCCGCTGGGACGCCACCAACGTGGCCGACGGCGACGTCGCTGTCATCACCCCCGTCGGCATCGACCACGAGCGCTTCCTCGGCAGCGACCTGGAGTCCATCGCGTCCGAGAAGGCCGGCATCATCAAGCCCGGCGCGCGCGTCGTGAGCGCCGAGCAGGAGGAGGACGTGCGCGCCGTCGTCGCCGATGCGGTGGAGGCCGCCGATGCACGGCTGGCCACCTACGGCACCGAGTTCGGCGTGACCGCCCACGACGTCGCCGTCGGCGGGCAGCTCGTGAGCATCCAGGGGCTGGCGGGGGAGTACACCGACCTGCTCCTGCCGCTGCACGGCGAGCACCAGGCGCAGAACCTGGCGCTCGCCGTGGCCGCCGTCGAGTCCTTCCTCGGCGGGGGCGAGCAACCGCTGGACGTCGAGCTGCTGCGCGAGGCCGTGGCCGGGACCACCACCCCGGGCCGCCTCGAGGTGGTGCGTCGCTCGCCGGCCGTCATCGTGGACTCGGCGCACAACCCGCACGGGATGCTCACCCTCGCCCGGGCGCTGGCGGAGTCGTTCACCTTCGCCCGCCTCATCGGGCTGGTGGCGATCTTCGAGGACAAGGACGCCGAGGCGATGCTCTCGGCCCTGGGCACCGCGGTGGACCACGTCGTGGTGACTCGCAACTCCAGTCCGCGCTCCATGGCGCCCGAGGCGCTGGGCCGGCTCGCGCGCGAGGTGCTCGGCGACGACATGGTCACGGTGGTCGAGAACCTGCCCGATGCGGTGGACCTCGCCGGGGGCCTCGCCGACGAGGGCGGGGTGAGTGGCGGCGTCATCGCCACCGGCTCGATCCACACCGCCGCGGACGTCCGGATGGTGCTGGGCACCACCGACGTCGCCTGAGGACCGTGGGAGACTTCCGGGCGTGAGTGCACCCATCCCCGTCGTCGGCCCCCTGGGCAAGATGTCCCGGCGCTTCGCGGCCGTGACGCTGTTCTTCCAGTCCTTCGCCGTGTTCTTCGGCGCCCTCACGGCCCGGGGCCTGGCCCACGCGCAGGGTGACGAGCGAGCGACCACTTACCTGGTGGCCGGCTCGGCGCTGGCGGTGGCCTGCCTGGTGACGATGGTGGTGCTCAAGCAGAGCTGGGGCGTCACTCTCGGGTGGGTGCTGCAGGTGCTCACCCTGGCCACCGGCTTCGTGCAGCCGGCCATGTTCGCCGTCGGTGTGATCTTCCTCGCGATCTGGATCGGTGCCCTGTACTGGGGCCGGCGCATGGACGAGCTCACGCGACAATTCGAGGCGCAGCACGGTGGGCGCCCCGACGGTGGTCGCCTCGACGCCGACCGACGGGAGAGTGATCGCTGATGGGCTGGCTCGAGGCCATCGTCCTGGGACTGGTGCAGGGGCTCACGGAGTTCCTGCCCATCTCCTCCAGTGCGCACCTCTCGGTGGTGGGTCGCTTCTTCGGCGGCGGCGACCCCGGTGCGGCGTTCACGGCCATTACCCAGCTGGGCACCGAGGCCGCGGTCCTCATCTACTTTCGCAAGGACATCGCCACCATCGTCACCAAGTGGTGCAAGGCGATCGTGGGCAAGCTGCCGCACAACGACCCCGACGTGCGGATGGGGTGGCTGGTCATCATCGGCTCCATCCCCATCGGCGTCCTCGGGCTGCTCCTCCAGGACTTCATCGAGGGCCCGCTGCGCAACCTGTGGATCACGGCCTCGATGCTGCTCTTCTTCGCGCTGGTCATCGCCCTGGCCGACCACTTGGCCGGCAAGCGCCCGCCGGAGCAGGTCAAGGAGCTCGACAACCTCACCTGGGGTGACGGCCTGAAGTACGGGCTCTGGCAGGCACTCGCCCTGGTTCCCGGCGTCTCCCGCTCCGGCGGAACGATCGCCGGTGGTCTGTTCATGGGCTACTCGCGCGTCGCCGCGGCCCGCTACTCGTTCCTGCTGGCGATCCCCGCTGTGCTGGCCTCCGGTGGCATGCAGCTTCTGAAGATCGCCGACGACCCGGTGGAGCCGGCCTGGGGGCCGATCCTCGTGGCCACGCTCATCAGCTTCGTCGTGGGCTACGCGGTCATCGCTTGGTTGCTGCGCTACATCTCGCACAACAACTTCACCCTCTTCGTGGTGTACCGCATCGTCCTGGCGCTGGTGCTGTTCGGCCTGCTGGGCACCGGCGCGCTGTCGGCGACGGGTGCCTGAGCGCCACTGACTAGGGTGTCCCCGTGACCACCAACGCAGCCCACGAGACCGAGACGACGCAGCCCGAACGATCCCTGGTGCTGGTGAAGCCCGACGGCTACCGCCGCGGGCTCTCCGGCGAGGTGCTCGCCCGCATCGAGGCGAAGGGCTACCGCCTGGCCGCCCTGCAGGTGGTCGAGGCCACCCGCGAGCAGCTCGCGGCCCACTACGAGGAGCACGAGGGCAAGCCCTTCTACGAGCCGCTGATGGAGTTCATGGCCTCCGGCCCGGTGGTGGCCGCCGTCATCGAGGGCCACGGGTGCATCCCCGGTTTCCGGACCCTTGCCGGCGCCACCAACCCGACGGACGCCGCCCCCGGTTCCATCCGGGGTGACCTGGGCCGTGACTGGGGCCTGAAGGTCCAGCAGAACATCGTCCACGGGTCGGACTCGCCGGAGTCCGCGGCCCGCGAGATCTCCATCTGGTTCCCCGACGGCGTCTGACCGCACGAGGGATCCCGCACAGGGGGTCGGTGGCCCGCGGGCTGCCGGCCCCCTGCGTGGTCCTCCGGCCCCCGCCCATCCCCGGGACATACGATGCCCCTCATGACTTCACGATGGCAGCGCCTGCGCGGCGGTGACCTGGCGATCGACCTGGGCACCTCCCGCACCCTGATCTGGCGCAAGGGTCGCGGTGTCGCGCTGGACGAGCCGTCGTTGCTCGCCGTGGAGGGCGGCACGGGGAAGGTCCTGGCCGCTGGGGAGCGGGCCCGCGGGCTGATCGGACGCACCCCGGCGCACGTCCACATCATGCGTCCGGTGCGCGACGGGGTGATCGTCGACGCGGACGTGGCCGAGTCGATGCTGCGGACCTTCATCGACCAGGTGCACTCGAGCTGGCTGAACCGCCCCCGCGTGGTCGTGGCGGCCCCCTCACAGATCACGGCGGTCGAGCGGCGCGCGCTGGAGGAGACGGTGCTGCGCTCCGGCGCCCGCGAGGTGTTCATCGTCGAGGAGGCGATGGTCGCCGCCATCGGGGCCGGCCTGCCGGTCAACGACGAGCGCGCCTCCATGGTCCTCGACCTCGGTGGGGGCACCGCCGACGGCGCGATCACGGCCCTCGGCGGCATCGTCCGCTCCGGGTCCGCGCGCGTGGGCGGTGACGACCTGGGCGAGTCCGTGCGCGACTGGCTGCGCACCGAGCACGACCTGCTGTTGGGGGAGCGGACCGCGGGGGACCTGGTGGCCAGCATCGGGTCGGCGGTGCCACTGGCCGAGGAGCTCACGGCCCGGGTGCACGGGCGCAACCTGCGCACGGGCCTGCCGGAGACGGTGGAGATCACCAGTGCGGCCGCGCGCGAGGCGATGGCCGAGCCGCTGGCCGCGATCTCCGCCTTCGCCCGCAACCTCGTGGACCAGTGCCCGCCGGACCTGACCGGGGACATCGTGGCGCGCGGGATCGTGCTGACCGGCGGCGTGGCGCAGCTGCGCGGCATCGACCGCCTCCTCGCGCGCAACCTCTCGCTGCCCGTGGTGGTCGCCAAGGACCCGCAGCGCGCCGTGATCCGCGGCGCCGGACGGTGCATCGACGACCTGCACCGGCTGCGCCGCATCGTGGTCGGGGAGCAGCGGTACTGATGGCCGACCGCATCCGACCCCACGGAGGCAGCCAGCCCGTGCGAGGACGCCGCCGCGGGGACTCCCAGCGGCGCGTGCCCGTCGGTGTGGTGCGCCGGGAGGGGCTCACCGGCCGCCGGCTGGGCATGCAGCAGCGCGACCGCTCCGCCGAGCGCAAGGCGTGGTTGGGGCCCCTGCTGGCCGTGGCCGTGACCGTCGGCGCGGTGGGTGTGGACACGGTCGCCCCGGTGGTGCTGAACCCGGTCCGGGACGCCGCCGAGGTGGCGTTCGCCCCGTTGCAGCGCGCGATGGTGGTCCCGCCCACCGAGGAGCTGCAGGCGGTGGAGACCGAGCGCGACCAGCTGGCCGACGCCCTGCACGCCCAGCGCGAGAAGCAGTCCCTGGACTCGGCCGCGGCCGGGCTGTTCGACTCCGAGGTCACCGACGGGCGCGAGCTGGTCCCGGCCCGGGTGATCGGTTTCACCGCGGCCACCGCCACCTCGCCCGACCGTCGCATCACCATCGACGTGGGCCGCCGCGACGGCGTGGAGACGGACCTGACGGTGGTCTCCGCCGACGGCCTGGTGGGCCGGGTCATCTCGGTGACGGACTGGACGAGCGAGGTGATGGTGCTCGGGGACCCGCAGCTGTCCACCGGGGTGCGGGCCGAGTCCGGCGCGATGGGGGTGCTCTCCTCGAGCGCGCCGCCCGGTACCCCGCAGCGCACCGGCACCGACCTCACGCTGCGGGCCTTCGAGGCCGGCACCTTCTCCGAGGGCGACGTGCTGACCACCCTGGGCGGGCCCTCGAGCCCGTTCGTCGACGGGGTCCCGGTGGGGGAGATCACCGCGGTCGACGCCGACCAGGGCCAGCTGCAGGAGACGGCGGTCGTCGAGCCGGCAGTCCAGGTCTCCACCCTCGAGGTCGTGGGTGTGCTGAGTGTCGCCGAGCGCGAGGAGTCGCGGCAGACCGTGACCATCCCGTCGGGTGGGTCCGGCGGGACGGACGCCTCCTCGGACGACTCCTCCGGTGACGACCAAGACTCCTCGGGTGACCCCACCGACGAGGAGTCAGGCGGGGACCAGGGGTCCGGGCAGGAGTCCGGCCCCCTGGACGGCAACCCGGACGACGACGAGTCCGTGCTGGTGACGCCCGACTCCACCGAGTCGGTCGCCTCCGACGCCCCCACCGATGCCGCGGAGCCCGATGCCGGGGGCGCGTCGGACGACCCCGCGGCACCCCCGGCGCCCACCGACTCGCTGGTCCCTGATCCCACCGTCACCGAGGGGGGCAACTGATGCGCTTGATGATGGGACTGATCCGCGTGGTGGCCATGGTGCTGCTCGCGGTGATCACGACCGGTCTGCTGCCCCGCGTCTCCTTCCCTGCGCCGGACCTGTTGTTGCTGGTGGTGCTGGCCGTGGCCCTGCTCCGGGGCGCCCGCTCCGGGCTGGTCTGGGGCCTGGTGGCCGGCTGGCTGGTGGACCTGGTGCCGCCGGGGGCCGGCATCGTCGGCGCGACGGCCCTCACCTACGGCGTGGTGGGTTGGGCCGCCGGCTCGTTCGCGGCCACCGTCCGCCGCTCGTGGCTGCTCACGTCCGTGACCGTCGCCGTGGCCGCGCTCGCGGTGCAGGGGGTGCGCTGGGTGATGGCCCTGGCCATGCAGAACCCGACCGGTGACACCTTCGACCCGTGGGCCTGGCTGCTCACGGCCCTGCTGGGTGTGGTGGTCGTCCCCACCCTCATGCACCTGGAGAACGCAGCCCTGACGAGGAACGCGACGTGAAACAGATCCTGACGACCGCCCGCCGGCGCACCGTGCTGCTGGCCGTCCTCGTCCTGGTTGCCGTCCTGGTGCTGGGCGGGCGGCTGGCGCAGATGCAGGTGCTCGAGCACGACCGCTACGCGAGTGCCTCGCAGACCACGAACACTCGCGAGATCGTGCACCCCGCCACGCGAGGCCGCATCCTCGCCTCCGACGGCACGCCCTTCGTGCGGAACATCGCGCACTCCACGGTGACCATCGACCCGCAGGTCATGCGCGAGCAGGACGACAAGGGCCGCAGCATCGTCGATGCGGTGGCGCGCGAGGTGGGTGCCGACCCGG encodes:
- the ileS gene encoding isoleucine--tRNA ligase; the encoded protein is MSTAPENHAAQSAEPTQTGGQGVYPLVRTGTTGGAGTGVASPSFPDIETGVLQHWQAGDTFRKSVENRPAGENGENEYVFFDGPPFANGLPHYGHLLTGYVKDVVPRYRTMRGHRVERRFGWDTHGLPAELEAMRQLGITTKEEILDKGIDAFNSACRESVLRYTDEWQDYVHRMGRWVDFENDYKTLNVDYMESVIWAFKELHDKGLAYQDFRVLPYCWRDQTPLSSHELRMDDDVYQMRQDPAVTVGLRLETGELALIWTTTPWTLPSNLAIMVGPDIDYVVVESDPAADPTGASQRYVIAEARLEAHTRELGENPSERIVERLTGAELVGRSYTPPFSYYAGAENAHRVVEADFVTTTDGTGLVHTAGAFGEDDKVVTDREGIEPVMPVGPDGAFTAPVVEYAGQQVFDANAPIVAHLKAATRNLGRAAGAREGEPEEAGSVCEGTVLLRHETYDHSYPHCWRCRTPLIYKGVESWFVRVTDFKDRMLANNEQITWVPGNVKHGQFGKWLEGARDWSITRNRYWGSPVPVWVSDDPEHPRVDVYGSLAQIEADFGELPRNDAGEVDLHRPWIDQLTRPNPDDPRNADGSGVGSTMRRVEDVLDVWFDSGSMSYAQNHVPFENADWFEHHFPADFIVEYIGQTRGWFYTMHVLATALFDRPAFSNVICHGIVLGSDGQKMSKSLRNYPDVSEVFDRDGADAMRWFLMSSSILRGGNLVVTEQGIRDGVRQVMIPLWNAWSFFAMYANAAGGSAGSGYRAQWSTASTAPLDRYVLTATGELVREVTAAMDANDVAAACELVRDFLDTLTNWYIRRSRDRFWEGSDTGAFDTLYTVLETLTRVAAPLLPFTTEEIWRGLTGGESVHLTDWPDAGDFPSDAGLVASMDAARVVASAGSGLRKTQGLRTRLPLQSLTVVTQDPRALADQGALLADELNVREVRVVALDSEEAQSYGVQQRLVVNARAAGPRLGKQVQTVIKGSKTGDWSVAPDGTVTSGGVELAEGEYTLETVTTGDAEGTATAVLPGGGFVVLDTTVTDELAAEGTARDVIRAVQGERRAAGLAVSDRIGLTIIGDAEVWGAAVAHQQLIMDETLAVQFGAGGPETPVPSSGIDHTGEVDLGEGRTVTVLITRKETRR
- a CDS encoding bifunctional folylpolyglutamate synthase/dihydrofolate synthase produces the protein MSPDQRPDQRREAAEELEVRRRVREVTDALMARMPESDVVPTLDRVARVMELMGDPQRIYPVIHLTGTNGKTSTTRMVERILRETGLRTGRFTSPHLHDPLERITIDGASIDPRHFLEVWDDVAPFLAIVDAESEQAGGPPLSYFECIAVLAFAAFADAPVDVAVVEVGLGGRWDATNVADGDVAVITPVGIDHERFLGSDLESIASEKAGIIKPGARVVSAEQEEDVRAVVADAVEAADARLATYGTEFGVTAHDVAVGGQLVSIQGLAGEYTDLLLPLHGEHQAQNLALAVAAVESFLGGGEQPLDVELLREAVAGTTTPGRLEVVRRSPAVIVDSAHNPHGMLTLARALAESFTFARLIGLVAIFEDKDAEAMLSALGTAVDHVVVTRNSSPRSMAPEALGRLAREVLGDDMVTVVENLPDAVDLAGGLADEGGVSGGVIATGSIHTAADVRMVLGTTDVA
- a CDS encoding DUF4233 domain-containing protein: MSAPIPVVGPLGKMSRRFAAVTLFFQSFAVFFGALTARGLAHAQGDERATTYLVAGSALAVACLVTMVVLKQSWGVTLGWVLQVLTLATGFVQPAMFAVGVIFLAIWIGALYWGRRMDELTRQFEAQHGGRPDGGRLDADRRESDR
- a CDS encoding undecaprenyl-diphosphate phosphatase codes for the protein MGWLEAIVLGLVQGLTEFLPISSSAHLSVVGRFFGGGDPGAAFTAITQLGTEAAVLIYFRKDIATIVTKWCKAIVGKLPHNDPDVRMGWLVIIGSIPIGVLGLLLQDFIEGPLRNLWITASMLLFFALVIALADHLAGKRPPEQVKELDNLTWGDGLKYGLWQALALVPGVSRSGGTIAGGLFMGYSRVAAARYSFLLAIPAVLASGGMQLLKIADDPVEPAWGPILVATLISFVVGYAVIAWLLRYISHNNFTLFVVYRIVLALVLFGLLGTGALSATGA
- the ndk gene encoding nucleoside-diphosphate kinase, whose translation is MTTNAAHETETTQPERSLVLVKPDGYRRGLSGEVLARIEAKGYRLAALQVVEATREQLAAHYEEHEGKPFYEPLMEFMASGPVVAAVIEGHGCIPGFRTLAGATNPTDAAPGSIRGDLGRDWGLKVQQNIVHGSDSPESAAREISIWFPDGV
- a CDS encoding rod shape-determining protein, with the translated sequence MTSRWQRLRGGDLAIDLGTSRTLIWRKGRGVALDEPSLLAVEGGTGKVLAAGERARGLIGRTPAHVHIMRPVRDGVIVDADVAESMLRTFIDQVHSSWLNRPRVVVAAPSQITAVERRALEETVLRSGAREVFIVEEAMVAAIGAGLPVNDERASMVLDLGGGTADGAITALGGIVRSGSARVGGDDLGESVRDWLRTEHDLLLGERTAGDLVASIGSAVPLAEELTARVHGRNLRTGLPETVEITSAAAREAMAEPLAAISAFARNLVDQCPPDLTGDIVARGIVLTGGVAQLRGIDRLLARNLSLPVVVAKDPQRAVIRGAGRCIDDLHRLRRIVVGEQRY
- a CDS encoding rod shape-determining protein MreC; translated protein: MADRIRPHGGSQPVRGRRRGDSQRRVPVGVVRREGLTGRRLGMQQRDRSAERKAWLGPLLAVAVTVGAVGVDTVAPVVLNPVRDAAEVAFAPLQRAMVVPPTEELQAVETERDQLADALHAQREKQSLDSAAAGLFDSEVTDGRELVPARVIGFTAATATSPDRRITIDVGRRDGVETDLTVVSADGLVGRVISVTDWTSEVMVLGDPQLSTGVRAESGAMGVLSSSAPPGTPQRTGTDLTLRAFEAGTFSEGDVLTTLGGPSSPFVDGVPVGEITAVDADQGQLQETAVVEPAVQVSTLEVVGVLSVAEREESRQTVTIPSGGSGGTDASSDDSSGDDQDSSGDPTDEESGGDQGSGQESGPLDGNPDDDESVLVTPDSTESVASDAPTDAAEPDAGGASDDPAAPPAPTDSLVPDPTVTEGGN
- the mreD gene encoding rod shape-determining protein MreD, producing the protein MRLMMGLIRVVAMVLLAVITTGLLPRVSFPAPDLLLLVVLAVALLRGARSGLVWGLVAGWLVDLVPPGAGIVGATALTYGVVGWAAGSFAATVRRSWLLTSVTVAVAALAVQGVRWVMALAMQNPTGDTFDPWAWLLTALLGVVVVPTLMHLENAALTRNAT